A genomic stretch from Lathyrus oleraceus cultivar Zhongwan6 chromosome 2, CAAS_Psat_ZW6_1.0, whole genome shotgun sequence includes:
- the LOC127118804 gene encoding nudix hydrolase 1 yields the protein MENNGELTAPLPAPRVAVVIFILKNRSILLGRRRSTVGDATFALPGGHLEFGESFEECAAREVKEETGLELGQNKIEYLTVTNNVFLDQPKKCHYVTVFMRVVLDAEEKQVVQNMEPDKCYGWDWYEWENLPNPLFWPLEKMLKGGFDPFPL from the exons ATGGAGAACAACGGCGAGCTAACCGCGCCGCTTCCGGCACCGAGAGTTGCGGTGGTTATATTCATCTTGAAAAACAGATCAATCCTACTCGGCCGCCGTCGTTCTACCGTCGGAGACGCCACCTTCGCTCTTCCCGGCGGCCACCTCGAATTCG GGGAAAGTTTCGAGGAATGCGCGGCGAGAGAAGTGAAAGAGGAAACAGGGTTAGAATTAGGTCAAAATAAAATAGAGTATTTGACGGTTACGAACAACGTGTTTTTGGATCAGCCAAAGAAATGCCATTACGTTACTGTTTTCATGAGAGTAGTGTTGGATGCAGAAGAGAAGCAAGTGGTTCAGAATATGGAACCTGATAAGTGTTATGGTTGGGATTGGTATGAATGGGAGAATTTGCCAAATCCATTGTTTTGGCCGTTGGAGAAGATGCTTAAAGGAGGGTTTGATCCTTTTCCTCTTTGA